The Pseudomonas parafulva genome includes a window with the following:
- a CDS encoding mechanosensitive ion channel family protein: protein MDLSAEVDQLVRQSETWIPMIMAYGSRLLLALVTLAIGWWVTNIVSDRLARLVGLKVHDPALQNFIRTLANIVLKILLAISVASMIGIETTSFVAAIGGATLAIGLALQGSLANFAGGVLILLFRPFRLGDWIEAQGVSGTVDSIQIFHTVLRTGDNKTVILPNGSLSNGIITNTNRQPTRKVVFDVGVDYEADLQKARNVLLELAQDPRVLADPAPVAVVSTLGDSSITVSLRLWTKTSDYWDVIFMLNEQARDRLKAEGIDIPFPQRVIRVVQETAAQ, encoded by the coding sequence ATGGATTTGAGTGCTGAAGTCGATCAGCTGGTCCGCCAATCCGAAACCTGGATTCCCATGATCATGGCGTACGGCAGCCGCCTGCTGCTGGCGCTGGTGACCCTTGCCATTGGCTGGTGGGTGACCAACATCGTCAGCGACCGGCTGGCAAGGCTCGTGGGCCTTAAAGTTCACGACCCAGCGCTGCAGAACTTCATTCGCACGCTGGCCAACATCGTGCTGAAGATCCTGCTGGCCATCAGCGTGGCCTCGATGATCGGTATCGAGACGACCTCCTTCGTGGCGGCCATCGGTGGTGCCACCCTGGCCATCGGCCTGGCGCTGCAAGGCAGCCTGGCGAACTTCGCAGGCGGCGTCCTGATCCTGCTGTTCCGCCCGTTCCGCCTCGGTGACTGGATCGAGGCCCAGGGCGTAAGTGGTACCGTGGACAGCATCCAGATCTTCCACACGGTGCTGCGGACCGGCGACAACAAGACCGTGATCCTGCCCAACGGCTCCCTGTCCAACGGGATCATCACCAACACCAACCGCCAACCTACCCGCAAGGTGGTGTTCGACGTGGGGGTGGACTACGAGGCTGACCTGCAGAAGGCGCGCAACGTCCTACTGGAACTGGCCCAAGACCCACGTGTGCTGGCCGACCCCGCCCCTGTGGCGGTGGTGTCCACCCTGGGTGACAGCTCGATCACCGTCTCGCTGCGTCTATGGACAAAGACCTCGGACTACTGGGACGTGATCTTCATGCTCAACGAGCAGGCGCGTGACCGTTTGAAGGCAGAGGGGATCGACATTCCATTCCCGCAGCGGGTCATTCGCGTGGTGCAGGAAACGGCCGCGCAGTAA
- a CDS encoding YajQ family cyclic di-GMP-binding protein yields the protein MPSFDVVSELDKHEVQNAVDNAIKELDRRYDLKGKGSFEFKDKEQTVMLTAEEEFQLEAMLEILRLALVKRKIDVKCLETKDPYASGKEKKQEAKFREGIDKDLAKKIVATIKDGKLKVQAAIQGEQVRVTGKKRDDLQEAIALLRTKEFDMPLQFNNFRD from the coding sequence ATGCCTTCGTTCGACGTGGTATCGGAACTGGACAAGCACGAAGTGCAGAACGCGGTCGACAATGCCATCAAGGAGCTCGACCGCCGCTACGACCTCAAGGGCAAGGGCAGCTTCGAGTTCAAGGACAAAGAGCAGACCGTCATGCTCACCGCCGAGGAAGAGTTCCAGCTCGAGGCGATGCTCGAAATCCTGCGCCTGGCCCTGGTCAAGCGCAAGATCGACGTCAAGTGCCTGGAGACCAAGGACCCCTATGCGTCCGGCAAGGAGAAAAAGCAGGAGGCCAAGTTCCGCGAGGGCATCGACAAAGACCTGGCGAAAAAGATCGTCGCCACCATCAAGGATGGCAAGCTCAAGGTCCAGGCCGCCATTCAGGGCGAGCAGGTACGGGTTACCGGCAAGAAGCGCGATGATCTGCAGGAAGCCATCGCCTTGCTGCGTACCAAGGAATTCGACATGCCGCTGCAGTTCAACAACTTCCGCGACTGA